The following proteins are encoded in a genomic region of Paenibacillus sp. FSL H3-0469:
- a CDS encoding LytTR family DNA-binding domain-containing protein, whose product MEIRFEADPGMDRGWAKVVTHPAEQEQWKKLETAIQAAEKRITVINAGNNRQVTVEAGKVAAVEAEGRMCSVRLITGEMYLLNTRLKFALEVLDTPGFIKINNQTIINTRYIKEFSATANARVEVRLTDNTFYTVSRYYINDFRRNYHG is encoded by the coding sequence TTGGAGATTAGATTTGAAGCAGACCCAGGCATGGATCGGGGATGGGCCAAGGTGGTCACTCATCCGGCGGAACAGGAACAATGGAAGAAACTTGAGACTGCGATTCAGGCGGCAGAGAAGCGGATCACCGTCATCAATGCCGGCAATAACCGCCAGGTCACTGTGGAAGCCGGCAAGGTTGCAGCTGTAGAGGCGGAGGGCCGGATGTGCAGTGTGCGGCTCATTACCGGGGAGATGTACCTGCTCAACACGAGACTGAAGTTCGCGCTGGAGGTGCTGGATACGCCCGGGTTCATTAAGATCAACAATCAGACCATTATAAATACCCGCTATATCAAAGAATTCTCGGCAACCGCTAATGCACGGGTGGAAGTCCGGCTGACAGATAATACTTTCTATACTGTCAGCCGTTACTATATCAATGATTTTAGGAGGAATTATCATGGCTAA
- a CDS encoding GNAT family N-acetyltransferase, which translates to MSVKQWSEATISYDLNGEWSIRRAEPGEWGVYCSVYYNMKYSGFFREESYANPRRNAFWIYKGESKIGGVRMSPNVIYHLFVIPPFNDSFGVLKQLKALLIQWSDRKEPVRTYEILPDQVQLYARAGFWPDEFRCRWMQRPTEYFHIKWEDDLRIESPEVEGTEDGGKRFILAEEIARCDFESFRGGLDAIRRKQFALEDFIPGEDPNYSNEILIQASTLVFDNTTDQLIANCRLCLQDHVAAVYSIGVNPAYRGKGLATRMLQRALTTLKGTYPLLRLYVMEGNVAESVYYNLGFKSGVQEIQKMYIPVD; encoded by the coding sequence ATGAGTGTGAAGCAATGGTCTGAAGCTACAATATCCTATGATCTAAATGGTGAATGGTCTATCCGTAGAGCAGAGCCCGGGGAGTGGGGCGTATATTGCTCCGTCTACTATAACATGAAGTATAGCGGTTTTTTTAGAGAGGAAAGCTATGCGAATCCGCGAAGGAATGCCTTTTGGATATACAAGGGGGAGAGTAAAATCGGCGGAGTCCGGATGTCCCCGAATGTGATCTACCATCTCTTTGTAATCCCGCCCTTTAACGATTCATTTGGAGTATTGAAGCAGCTTAAAGCACTGTTGATTCAGTGGTCTGACCGGAAGGAGCCTGTACGCACCTATGAGATTCTGCCGGATCAGGTTCAGCTGTATGCCCGGGCAGGCTTCTGGCCGGATGAATTCAGGTGCCGCTGGATGCAGCGGCCTACAGAATATTTTCACATCAAATGGGAGGATGATCTGAGGATAGAGAGTCCAGAAGTGGAAGGAACTGAGGACGGAGGCAAACGGTTCATCCTTGCAGAAGAGATTGCCCGTTGTGATTTTGAGAGTTTTAGAGGCGGACTGGATGCAATCCGGAGGAAGCAATTTGCTTTAGAAGATTTTATACCCGGTGAAGATCCTAATTATTCCAATGAAATATTGATACAGGCTTCCACGCTGGTATTCGATAACACCACTGATCAGCTCATTGCCAACTGCCGGCTGTGTCTGCAGGATCATGTGGCGGCAGTCTACAGCATCGGCGTTAACCCCGCCTATCGGGGAAAAGGGCTGGCTACACGCATGCTGCAAAGAGCCCTCACCACTCTAAAGGGAACGTATCCGCTGCTGAGATTGTATGTAATGGAGGGAAATGTTGCGGAATCTGTGTACTATAATCTCGGGTTTAAGTCCGGGGTGCAGGAGATTCAGAAGATGTATATCCCGGTGGATTAA
- a CDS encoding S-layer homology domain-containing protein, producing MTTSKKWNKRGSRALAASLSIALVAANFALAGPVAHAAVADNDGSEEIFTSEEYRNFTKDGGGAVSLTFPELSITADPGEMMAGATVVINGYKTGDQMTFATSGTGITVTSSGDNGAYILTGNAPVEVYQQVLETAQFKMTSPGERSLTFGLGPVLAFNKNGHFYEYVTDPIVKWTDARVKAEQRTYYGRQGYLATITDPDENAFIAEKARGIGWIGGKDVARSETNGRANTRVFTLQNNKYNGYGDWRWVTGPEGKLQYEGKSGLPFYKGYNASGGRNDSATVTDLTYGIGTNHIMHNNWDTGEPNDSTYEHVVHIFASGKWNDYPIDNRVDAYLVEYGGMPDDADTSISTTITLVDKTPLKQGNNTAEGYLNLEPQEYTKASLAVLKNASDAAKAVLDNDHASPEEIEAARKGLEDAIAGLVKQPPVANSASYTAGSNNQVSIKFDKDIKFNADDADTTDDFRVTLDGKLVDVTHAVVSDQDPSVIILTLASPLSNDPVVRIEYNAAESAIEAQTPGKEPVSDFTLIANGPFGDSLQIQEPANGTEVYGADFPLPVTGQAALDSVVTAAVYKVDVHPNAYLFDLEVGITVTDDVYKWDTKLPGPLAPGSYHVAVTSTKTFGDEVRKETKLVPFTVPQLELTHVAVNEGQPDHAVLTFNQPVGSALTDADFTGLTVDGRKVIAVKSVQGDKVEVVLEEALGPDDALVVGYDPAAGNVTAEGNVLNELKPIQAGDQSGITKDNNVIPLQLVAAYPEAGKLKLVFNKPINDLTDLSGFTYGGVPLKEPFEINGNELIVSIPEDHKGGLLSYDPELGNVTENGNKNNPLTGLQPGIDLGGDSKYISEAGKLPENGLGLSAGDKPVSLHPGFQPDVPSGYQATVPNETGTIALNLAPAGDNDTLRKVSLNGVEVPDGDWSKLPLQEGLNIIQVDIVDAKRPGVKLGQYQIQVIRASGKLVSLEPSSGTLQPEFKPETTSYDVTVGNSVYEMSFKPVTLDPGAVVTLSIAGEAPVEVKNGEWSKALPLKVGKNEVLVTVKDSAGKTNTYTMIVTRQEPAPSGGGSAPAPAAPDTSKTELIQVDVAIGGANAAGITKVPVQRTTQSNGTITDLVRFTKDKAEEAVKMAKETGQSIARVVIPDAADNVSEVNVQIPAETAKLLKENGIVLEIYTENAIVRIPNESLEGITQDFYFRLVPVRSAAERSEIEKRATLEAVVREVAKDNKIEVVARPMTIETNLSSRAVTLILPLKDVKLPANEAERNAFLAQLGIFIEHTDGTKEVVKGKAVTYKDGLLGLEFSISKFSTFTIINFNNQSPAKHVSYIVGFPDGQFKPDERVTRSQMALMIARNLGYDANAAVGTSPFPDVAVRHYAAAAIAFVNAQGVMKGDSSGQFRGAAPITRAEMAAAAANYLKLAVPADGKSSFSDTTGHWAQGVIEANVKAGLLKGYPDGSFKPNTYLTRAEAVVIVNQMFNRGPLYGADAIKFPDVSKNHWAYLDIQEAVIDHQYRIDSEQKEQRVTE from the coding sequence ATGACAACATCGAAGAAATGGAATAAAAGAGGTTCCCGCGCTCTGGCAGCCTCGTTGTCGATTGCGCTGGTTGCTGCCAACTTTGCGCTGGCCGGACCCGTGGCACATGCTGCTGTAGCGGATAATGATGGTTCGGAAGAAATTTTCACTTCAGAAGAGTACCGGAACTTCACCAAAGATGGCGGGGGTGCTGTAAGCTTAACCTTCCCGGAGCTCTCTATCACAGCAGATCCCGGTGAGATGATGGCAGGGGCTACGGTTGTCATTAACGGATATAAAACGGGCGATCAGATGACATTCGCTACATCCGGTACAGGAATTACAGTTACCTCCAGCGGGGACAACGGAGCTTACATCTTAACTGGCAATGCGCCAGTCGAAGTCTACCAGCAGGTATTGGAAACTGCCCAGTTTAAGATGACTTCGCCGGGTGAACGTAGCCTGACGTTCGGTCTGGGACCTGTTCTCGCTTTTAACAAGAATGGCCATTTCTATGAATATGTTACAGATCCAATTGTGAAGTGGACGGATGCCCGGGTGAAGGCCGAGCAGCGCACCTACTATGGACGCCAAGGGTATCTGGCGACGATTACCGACCCGGATGAGAACGCTTTTATTGCGGAGAAGGCTAGAGGGATTGGCTGGATTGGCGGGAAAGATGTAGCTCGTTCCGAGACGAACGGAAGGGCCAATACACGTGTTTTCACCTTGCAGAACAACAAATATAATGGTTATGGCGATTGGCGCTGGGTAACCGGACCTGAGGGAAAGCTACAGTACGAAGGCAAATCGGGACTTCCTTTCTATAAGGGTTACAATGCTAGTGGCGGGAGGAATGATTCTGCCACAGTGACGGATCTTACTTATGGGATTGGTACTAACCATATCATGCATAACAACTGGGATACAGGGGAGCCGAATGACTCTACCTACGAACATGTGGTGCATATCTTTGCAAGCGGAAAGTGGAATGATTATCCAATAGATAACAGGGTTGATGCCTACCTAGTAGAATACGGCGGTATGCCTGACGATGCCGATACTAGCATCAGTACCACCATTACACTAGTGGACAAAACCCCACTTAAGCAGGGCAACAATACCGCAGAGGGCTATCTTAATCTTGAGCCGCAGGAATATACTAAAGCTTCTCTAGCGGTTCTCAAGAATGCATCGGATGCAGCCAAAGCTGTTCTCGATAATGACCATGCTTCCCCGGAAGAGATTGAAGCCGCCCGCAAGGGTCTGGAGGATGCAATTGCCGGGTTGGTGAAGCAGCCGCCGGTAGCTAACAGCGCAAGCTATACAGCCGGAAGCAACAATCAGGTGTCTATCAAGTTCGACAAGGACATCAAGTTTAACGCGGACGATGCGGATACTACAGATGACTTCAGAGTAACATTGGACGGAAAATTGGTCGATGTTACGCATGCTGTAGTATCCGACCAAGATCCTAGTGTCATTATTCTGACCCTGGCCAGCCCGTTGTCCAATGACCCTGTGGTTCGAATCGAATACAATGCCGCAGAGTCGGCAATCGAGGCTCAGACGCCGGGAAAAGAGCCGGTTTCAGACTTTACGCTGATCGCTAACGGTCCGTTCGGTGACTCTTTGCAGATTCAAGAGCCTGCGAACGGAACCGAGGTATACGGAGCAGACTTCCCGCTCCCAGTAACCGGACAAGCTGCACTAGACTCGGTAGTTACGGCTGCCGTCTATAAAGTGGACGTTCATCCTAATGCCTATCTGTTCGATCTTGAAGTAGGCATTACGGTAACTGATGATGTCTATAAGTGGGACACCAAGCTGCCGGGACCGCTGGCACCAGGGTCCTACCATGTAGCGGTGACTTCTACCAAGACATTCGGTGATGAGGTAAGAAAAGAAACGAAGCTGGTACCGTTCACCGTGCCGCAGCTGGAATTGACCCATGTGGCGGTAAATGAAGGGCAGCCGGATCATGCTGTGCTGACGTTCAACCAGCCTGTAGGTTCTGCTTTGACCGATGCTGATTTCACCGGGCTTACCGTCGATGGACGGAAAGTGATTGCTGTGAAGTCCGTACAGGGCGATAAAGTAGAAGTCGTTCTCGAGGAAGCGCTCGGTCCAGATGATGCATTGGTCGTAGGGTACGACCCTGCTGCCGGTAATGTTACGGCTGAAGGCAATGTCCTGAACGAATTGAAGCCGATTCAGGCAGGCGACCAGTCCGGCATTACCAAGGATAATAATGTGATTCCGCTTCAGCTCGTTGCTGCTTATCCCGAAGCCGGCAAGCTCAAGCTGGTATTCAACAAGCCAATCAACGATCTTACCGATCTGTCCGGATTCACTTACGGCGGAGTGCCGCTCAAGGAGCCTTTTGAAATCAACGGCAATGAACTGATCGTTTCCATTCCGGAAGATCATAAGGGCGGTCTGTTGAGCTACGATCCAGAGCTTGGCAACGTAACGGAGAATGGCAACAAGAATAACCCGCTTACGGGTCTTCAGCCGGGAATTGATCTTGGCGGAGATTCCAAGTATATCTCAGAGGCAGGCAAGCTGCCTGAGAACGGTCTGGGATTAAGTGCCGGAGATAAGCCGGTATCGCTGCATCCGGGCTTCCAGCCGGATGTACCAAGCGGCTATCAGGCAACCGTGCCTAATGAGACCGGTACCATTGCCCTGAATCTTGCCCCGGCAGGAGATAACGATACACTGCGCAAGGTTAGCTTAAATGGTGTAGAGGTTCCTGATGGAGACTGGAGCAAGCTGCCGCTTCAGGAAGGGCTGAACATCATTCAGGTGGACATTGTGGATGCGAAGCGTCCGGGCGTTAAGCTGGGTCAATACCAGATTCAGGTCATCCGCGCAAGCGGGAAGCTCGTATCGCTGGAGCCTTCAAGCGGCACCCTGCAGCCGGAGTTCAAGCCTGAAACTACAAGTTATGATGTAACTGTAGGGAACAGTGTATATGAAATGTCATTCAAGCCGGTAACACTTGACCCGGGTGCGGTGGTAACACTCAGCATTGCCGGTGAAGCTCCGGTAGAGGTGAAGAACGGCGAATGGAGCAAAGCGCTCCCTCTGAAAGTAGGCAAGAATGAAGTCCTGGTTACCGTCAAGGATTCTGCTGGCAAAACGAACACTTATACGATGATCGTTACCAGACAAGAGCCTGCTCCATCAGGCGGAGGTTCTGCACCGGCTCCAGCAGCTCCTGATACATCCAAAACCGAACTCATCCAGGTGGATGTAGCCATCGGCGGAGCCAATGCGGCTGGAATCACGAAAGTGCCGGTACAGCGCACCACTCAGAGCAATGGTACAATCACCGATTTGGTCCGCTTCACCAAGGATAAGGCTGAAGAAGCGGTGAAGATGGCGAAAGAGACAGGACAAAGCATTGCCCGTGTAGTCATCCCGGATGCGGCGGACAATGTCAGCGAAGTGAATGTCCAAATTCCGGCGGAGACCGCCAAATTGCTGAAAGAGAATGGCATTGTGCTGGAAATCTATACGGAGAACGCGATTGTACGTATTCCGAATGAATCGCTCGAAGGAATCACGCAGGACTTCTATTTCCGGCTGGTGCCGGTGAGAAGTGCAGCAGAGCGTAGTGAAATCGAAAAGAGAGCCACGCTCGAAGCTGTGGTCCGTGAAGTGGCGAAGGACAATAAAATCGAAGTGGTTGCCAGACCGATGACCATTGAGACGAACCTGTCCAGCCGGGCGGTAACTCTGATTCTGCCACTCAAGGATGTGAAGCTGCCTGCGAATGAAGCAGAGCGCAATGCGTTCCTGGCACAGCTGGGTATCTTCATCGAGCATACTGACGGCACGAAAGAGGTTGTGAAAGGGAAAGCAGTTACCTATAAAGACGGACTGCTCGGACTGGAATTCTCCATCTCGAAATTCAGTACTTTTACTATCATCAACTTCAATAATCAGTCGCCTGCGAAGCATGTATCCTATATCGTTGGCTTCCCGGACGGTCAATTCAAGCCGGATGAACGCGTAACGCGCTCACAGATGGCCCTCATGATTGCCCGGAATCTGGGCTATGATGCCAATGCTGCTGTAGGTACGTCTCCCTTCCCGGATGTGGCTGTCCGCCATTATGCGGCAGCAGCCATTGCCTTCGTGAATGCACAGGGCGTAATGAAGGGTGATTCGTCCGGACAATTCCGGGGAGCTGCTCCGATTACGAGAGCGGAAATGGCCGCAGCTGCTGCAAACTACCTGAAGCTTGCCGTACCGGCAGACGGAAAATCAAGCTTCAGCGATACCACCGGACATTGGGCACAAGGTGTCATTGAGGCCAACGTGAAGGCAGGCCTGCTTAAGGGCTACCCGGACGGCAGCTTCAAGCCGAACACCTACCTGACCCGTGCGGAAGCTGTAGTCATCGTCAATCAGATGTTTAACCGGGGTCCATTATATGGAGCCGATGCTATTAAATTCCCGGATGTATCCAAGAATCACTGG
- a CDS encoding N,N'-diacetylchitobiose phosphorylase, translated as MQYGHFDDKNKEYLITKPNTPAPWANYLGSPEYGAIISGNAGGYSFVKSGANGRHIRYHFNSKDEPGRYIYIKDLENGDYWSGSWQPVGKDLEQYKSVCHHGTGYTNIVSDYDNIHTESLYYVPLNKTYEVWRMKIRNDGTTPRKLALFGFAEFTNDNNYEQDTVNLQYTLFISRTYFKHDKILQVINENIAGEQTWRFFGAAGAEVAGYDGDRDTFLGDYRSYGNPLSVENGQCSNSLNYNANACGALQMNVELQPGEEKEIAFLLGQYDEEGASGILSHYQDLSVVDRELEELKTFWHSKLNRFQVQTPSSNLNHMINTWNAYQCFITFIWSRAASFQYSGLRNGLGYRDTVQDIQGIIHLDHEMALERLRLMISAQVSNGGGLPLVKFDHNPGHEGTPDDPEYVRETGHPHYRADDALWLFPTVIKYLNESGNWDFTDEVIPYSDQGEATVYEHLRQALQFSLDRMGAHGMPVGLHADWNDCLRLGAKGESLFVAFQLYMGFKVFMDIAENKNKPEDTAWAQGLLEELDSNIQKYAWENDQFVRGFTEDNYTIGSWENDEGRIWLNPQSWSVLSGAARPDQAKLAMDKVYDNLRTDYGTMLFYPPFRKYGLPVALMALFNASTKENGGIFSQPQGWLILAETVIGNGERAFEYFLNCSPATMNENAEVRKLEPYVHGQFVESKDSPYQGRAHVHWLTGTASTVMVSLAEGIMGVQPQKDGLRLDPCVPSDWTNFSMVREFRGKKLNIQVENKNGVQKGVSRIVINGEEIEGNLIPVSRMATENEVLVVMG; from the coding sequence ATGCAATACGGTCATTTTGACGACAAGAACAAAGAGTATCTGATTACGAAGCCGAATACGCCTGCTCCTTGGGCCAACTACCTCGGTTCACCGGAATACGGTGCGATTATCTCAGGCAATGCCGGAGGCTACAGCTTCGTGAAATCCGGGGCCAACGGACGACATATCCGCTATCATTTCAACTCCAAGGACGAGCCTGGGCGCTACATTTATATCAAAGACCTGGAGAACGGTGATTATTGGTCCGGCTCCTGGCAGCCGGTAGGCAAGGATCTGGAGCAATACAAATCCGTCTGCCATCATGGAACCGGATACACGAACATCGTCTCAGATTATGACAACATTCATACCGAGTCCTTATACTATGTACCGCTGAACAAGACCTATGAGGTATGGCGCATGAAGATCCGCAATGATGGCACCACTCCGCGTAAGCTGGCTCTCTTCGGCTTCGCCGAATTCACCAATGACAACAACTATGAGCAGGATACCGTGAACCTGCAATACACGCTGTTTATTTCCCGGACCTACTTCAAGCACGATAAAATTCTTCAAGTCATCAATGAAAATATCGCGGGAGAACAGACCTGGAGATTCTTCGGCGCGGCCGGAGCAGAGGTGGCCGGTTATGACGGGGACCGCGATACATTCCTTGGAGATTACCGCAGCTACGGGAATCCGCTCTCCGTGGAGAACGGACAATGCTCGAACTCACTGAACTATAATGCCAATGCATGCGGTGCCCTGCAGATGAATGTAGAGCTGCAACCGGGAGAAGAGAAGGAAATTGCCTTCCTGTTGGGACAATATGATGAAGAGGGAGCCTCCGGCATTCTTAGCCACTATCAGGATTTGTCCGTGGTAGACCGGGAGCTTGAAGAACTGAAGACCTTCTGGCACAGCAAGCTTAACCGCTTCCAGGTGCAGACTCCAAGCAGTAATCTGAACCATATGATCAACACCTGGAACGCATATCAGTGCTTCATCACCTTCATCTGGTCGCGTGCCGCCTCCTTCCAGTACTCCGGCCTGCGCAACGGGCTCGGCTACCGGGATACGGTGCAGGACATCCAGGGGATTATCCATCTGGACCATGAGATGGCTCTCGAACGCCTGCGGCTGATGATCTCTGCCCAGGTATCCAACGGCGGCGGGCTGCCGCTGGTGAAATTCGACCATAACCCGGGCCATGAGGGAACACCTGACGACCCTGAGTATGTGCGGGAGACCGGACATCCGCACTACCGGGCCGACGATGCCCTGTGGCTGTTCCCGACAGTTATCAAGTACCTGAATGAGAGCGGGAACTGGGACTTCACCGATGAGGTCATTCCTTATTCAGATCAGGGCGAAGCAACGGTGTATGAGCATCTGCGGCAGGCGCTTCAATTCAGCCTGGACCGGATGGGCGCGCACGGGATGCCGGTCGGCCTCCATGCCGACTGGAACGATTGTCTGCGGCTTGGCGCCAAGGGCGAATCCCTATTCGTGGCCTTCCAGCTGTACATGGGCTTCAAGGTATTCATGGATATCGCGGAGAACAAGAACAAGCCAGAGGATACGGCATGGGCCCAAGGGCTGCTGGAGGAGCTGGACAGCAACATCCAGAAGTATGCCTGGGAGAACGATCAGTTCGTCCGAGGCTTCACCGAGGATAACTATACCATCGGCTCCTGGGAGAACGATGAAGGCCGAATCTGGCTCAATCCGCAGAGCTGGTCGGTGCTCAGCGGCGCGGCCCGCCCGGATCAGGCCAAGCTAGCTATGGACAAGGTCTATGACAATCTGCGGACCGATTACGGCACGATGCTGTTCTACCCGCCATTCCGCAAATACGGCTTGCCGGTAGCACTGATGGCGCTGTTCAATGCCTCAACGAAGGAGAACGGCGGCATCTTCAGTCAGCCGCAGGGCTGGCTTATCCTGGCGGAGACAGTGATCGGCAACGGTGAACGCGCGTTCGAGTATTTCCTGAACTGCAGCCCGGCCACCATGAACGAGAATGCGGAGGTCCGCAAGCTGGAGCCTTACGTTCACGGCCAATTCGTGGAATCCAAGGACAGCCCGTATCAGGGTCGAGCCCATGTCCACTGGCTGACCGGCACGGCCTCCACTGTTATGGTCTCACTGGCAGAGGGCATTATGGGCGTTCAGCCCCAGAAGGACGGCCTGCGTCTGGACCCGTGTGTCCCTTCGGACTGGACCAACTTCTCCATGGTGCGCGAATTCCGCGGGAAGAAGCTGAACATCCAGGTCGAGAACAAAAACGGCGTCCAGAAAGGCGTCTCCCGCATCGTCATCAACGGCGAGGAGATCGAAGGCAACCTGATTCCAGTGTCCCGGATGGCTACAGAGAACGAAGTGCTGGTTGTGATGGGTTAA
- a CDS encoding metallophosphoesterase, giving the protein MDIQTKVHTIFMLVGATECGKSTFAKEVLIPQLKLADSNTGLRTNVQYLSSDLIRQEILGYDYDKYDQVMLEASSHTFVLLFERLKRITSWPINAEFVIMDTIGLAEDYRSKVRAIAQENQYNLEVILFDYRKREDYYASERSKKLISSHLNRLRREVLPVLSREGYHSIHKVRAKDFLLEGVEGTEGSGEKLPNPDYRVHIQDWEAYAAAVLPQEQEYIVVGDVHECVQELQGLLRSYGYRIEEGMLSATDKLKNTRIILAGDWIDKGKQTREITEFLYDNREHFLLVMGNHENFVYKYLRGEIQGTDPELLRTYFDSTQVLQEDAELHRKFEVLVESAKPFYRYIGMRGPSFYVTHAPCRNKYIGKLDAYSQRHQRNFRLDRESAYEQQLEFLKEEAEGNHPFHLFGHIAAKQTFRIKNKLHLDTGAVHGNGLTSVQITFKPFYKSHKSRQQLFQEDLPVLFREVNTVSVEELDAESIRRLHYSSQNKVNFISGTMSPADKDEVEGELESLRKGLDYFAERGVHEVVLQPKYMGSRCTVYLYRDVEHCYAVSRNGYKVKAVDLTPVYEGLLERFEIYMAEQGIRVLVLDGELLPWKALGEGLIERQFQPIGRALENELAFLREHGFEDSLGELIQAYEASGFEQDQHHLTKEALSTSYGAHVYQTYKHVRSIRDAYVGLDQRDEAYRVYKQQLELYAGDAELDYKPFAILKEVLESGKDRVPEGITSEQYRFLNDDEILVLDLQEPEAYSRAEDYFAAITIEQKMEGIVIKPEREQPGVVPYLKVRNPGYLSIIYGYDYRFPHKYAKLMKQKNIAPKLRTSLAEHRLGKQMLEIKLEDISADNSDYKQIAANLLFEVTKEKEIDPRL; this is encoded by the coding sequence ATGGACATTCAGACGAAGGTACACACGATATTCATGCTGGTGGGTGCGACGGAGTGCGGGAAGTCTACTTTTGCCAAAGAGGTACTGATCCCCCAGCTTAAGCTTGCGGATAGCAACACAGGTCTGCGCACAAATGTGCAGTACCTCTCCTCAGACCTCATCCGTCAAGAGATCTTAGGCTATGACTACGATAAATACGACCAGGTCATGCTGGAGGCCAGCTCGCATACGTTCGTGTTGTTGTTCGAGCGGCTGAAGCGGATCACCTCCTGGCCGATTAATGCGGAGTTTGTCATTATGGATACGATTGGTCTCGCGGAGGATTATCGGAGTAAGGTGCGGGCGATTGCCCAGGAGAACCAGTATAATCTGGAGGTCATTCTGTTCGATTACCGCAAGCGGGAGGATTATTATGCCTCAGAGCGCTCGAAGAAGCTGATCTCCAGCCACCTGAACCGGCTGCGCCGCGAAGTGCTGCCTGTGTTGTCCCGCGAGGGCTACCATAGTATTCATAAGGTGCGGGCCAAGGATTTTCTGCTGGAAGGTGTTGAAGGTACTGAAGGTTCTGGGGAAAAGTTGCCGAACCCGGATTACCGGGTGCACATTCAGGATTGGGAGGCCTATGCCGCTGCTGTGCTTCCGCAGGAACAGGAATACATCGTAGTCGGAGACGTACACGAGTGTGTTCAAGAGCTGCAAGGGCTGCTGCGCAGCTACGGCTACCGGATTGAAGAAGGGATGCTAAGTGCTACGGATAAGCTGAAGAATACACGGATTATCCTGGCGGGCGACTGGATCGATAAGGGCAAGCAGACCCGGGAGATTACAGAATTCCTGTATGACAACCGTGAGCATTTTCTGCTGGTGATGGGCAACCATGAGAATTTCGTCTACAAGTACCTGCGCGGCGAGATTCAGGGTACCGACCCGGAGTTGTTAAGAACGTATTTTGATTCGACCCAGGTGTTACAGGAAGATGCGGAGCTTCACCGTAAATTCGAAGTGCTGGTGGAGAGTGCCAAGCCCTTTTACCGCTATATAGGGATGCGGGGCCCTTCCTTCTATGTAACCCACGCTCCTTGCCGCAACAAATACATCGGGAAGCTGGATGCGTATTCGCAGCGCCATCAGCGCAACTTCCGGTTGGACCGTGAATCTGCTTACGAGCAGCAGCTTGAGTTCCTGAAGGAGGAGGCGGAGGGGAATCATCCGTTTCACCTGTTCGGACATATTGCCGCCAAGCAGACGTTCCGCATCAAGAACAAGCTTCATCTGGACACGGGAGCCGTGCACGGGAACGGGCTGACTTCAGTCCAAATAACGTTCAAGCCATTCTACAAAAGCCATAAATCCCGGCAGCAGCTATTTCAGGAGGATTTGCCGGTTCTCTTCCGCGAAGTGAATACGGTCTCTGTGGAGGAGTTGGATGCGGAGTCCATACGCAGGCTGCATTACTCCTCGCAGAATAAGGTCAACTTCATCTCCGGGACGATGTCGCCTGCGGATAAGGATGAAGTAGAAGGCGAGCTGGAGTCGCTGCGCAAGGGTCTGGATTACTTTGCCGAACGCGGGGTACATGAGGTGGTCCTTCAGCCTAAATATATGGGATCGCGCTGCACGGTGTATCTGTACCGGGACGTAGAGCATTGCTACGCGGTTAGCCGTAACGGCTATAAGGTCAAGGCTGTAGATTTGACGCCAGTCTATGAAGGCCTGCTGGAGCGGTTCGAAATATATATGGCGGAGCAAGGCATCCGTGTGCTGGTGCTGGACGGGGAGCTTCTGCCCTGGAAGGCGCTGGGGGAAGGGCTGATTGAACGCCAGTTCCAGCCGATTGGGCGGGCACTGGAGAACGAGCTTGCGTTCCTGAGAGAGCACGGGTTCGAGGATTCGCTCGGTGAGTTGATCCAGGCGTATGAAGCCAGCGGATTCGAACAGGATCAGCATCACCTGACCAAAGAAGCGCTTAGCACCAGCTACGGCGCTCACGTATATCAGACATATAAGCATGTCCGCAGTATCCGGGATGCCTATGTGGGACTCGACCAGCGGGACGAAGCGTACCGGGTATATAAACAGCAGTTGGAATTGTATGCCGGAGATGCGGAGCTGGACTATAAGCCTTTTGCCATCCTGAAGGAAGTGCTGGAGAGCGGGAAGGACCGGGTGCCTGAGGGGATAACCTCGGAGCAGTACCGCTTCCTGAATGACGACGAGATCCTGGTGCTGGACCTTCAGGAGCCGGAGGCTTACAGCCGGGCTGAGGACTATTTCGCCGCCATAACCATTGAGCAGAAAATGGAGGGGATCGTCATCAAGCCGGAGCGCGAGCAGCCGGGAGTGGTCCCTTACTTGAAGGTCCGTAATCCGGGTTACCTGTCGATTATTTACGGCTACGACTACAGATTCCCGCACAAGTATGCCAAGCTGATGAAGCAGAAGAATATCGCACCTAAGCTGCGTACTTCCCTGGCTGAGCATCGGCTGGGTAAGCAGATGCTGGAGATTAAGCTGGAGGATATTTCGGCGGACAACAGCGACTATAAGCAGATTGCCGCGAACCTGTTGTTCGAGGTGACGAAGGAGAAGGAGATTGATCCGAGGCTCTAA